CGAGCTGCTGGGTCAGGTCCGCGATCGAGTTGTAGTCGCCGTACGCCTGATACGCCTCGAGCATCGCGAACTCCGGCGAGTGCGTCGAGTCCGCGCCCTCGTTTCGGAAATTTCGGTTGATCTCAAACACGCGGTCGAGCCCGCCGACCAACGCGCGCTTGAGGTACAGCTCCGGCGCGATGCGCAGGAACAGGTCAGTGTCGAACGCGTTCGAGTGCGTCGAGAACGGGCGGGCTGCCGCGCCGCCGTGCAGCGTCTGCAGCATCGGTGTCTCGACCTCGAGGAAGCCGTTTTCCGCAAACGTCTGGCGGAGCGAAGCATTCGCGAGCGCACGAGTCTGCACCATCTGGCGCGCGGCCGGCCGGTTAATGAGGTCGAGGTAGCGCTGACGCACGCGCGTCTCCTCATTCAGCTCGGTGTGGAGGTTCGGCAGCGGACGCAGCGCCTTCGACGCCATCTTCCACTCGGTCGCCATGATCGACAGCTCACCGCGGCGCGAGGTGATCACCTCGCCCTGCACGAAGATCTGGTCGCCGAGGTCGACGAATTCCTTCCACTGCGCGAGCGACTCTTCGCCAACCTCGGCAAGCGAGATCATCGCCTGGATGCGACCATCCCCATCCTGCAATGCAGCGAAGCAGAGCTTGCCCGTGTTTCGAAGGTGCACGATTCGGCCCGCGACGCCAACGATGTCACCGGTCTTGACGTCCGCCTCAAGACCCTGATGCGACTCGACAACGTCAGCGATTTTCGCCGTAATGGGCAGCTCGAGGGGGTAGGGCGCGAGCCCCGCCTCGATCATGCGCTCGCGCTTGTCGAGACGCACCTGCTTCTGTTCCGAAATTTCGGATTCGGTAAGCGGTTCGTGCTGCTCGGGCGTGTTCGCCATTACGGCTCCTTGCGAGGTCGTCGGGTTCGGAAGAGGAATGGATGCAGCCGACAGCTAGAACGTGACCTGTCGGTTGTCGAGGAGTCGGGTCTGACCAATTCGTGCGGCGGTGAGCGCGAGCGCAACGCCGTGGAATTCCTCGGTGATCGGCGCGAAAGTGGCGGCGTCAACGAGTTCTAAGTAGTCCATGCTAGCCAATGGTTCGGCCTCGTAGATTTCACGCCCTGCCGCGAGCGCCGCCGAAACGCCCTCGCCAGACGCAGCGGCCACCGCCACCAGTGCCCGAGACAAGGTCAGCGCAGCCTCGCGGTCTTCCGCCGAGAGGTACGTGTTGCGGCTCGAGCGCGCGAGCCCGTCCTCCTCGCGCACGATGGGCACGGCGACGATCTCGAGCGGGAAGCTGAGGTCACGCACCATTCGGCGCACGAGCGCGAGCTGCTGCGCATCCTTTTCGCCGAACACCGCAAAATCGGGCTCGACGATGTTGAACAGCTTCGCGACCACCGTGAGGACACCGTCGAAGTGCGACGGGCGGAACTCGCCTTCGAGGATGCGCCCGGCATCGCCCGCGGACACGATCGTGAGGTGCTCGAGGTCCGGGTACATCTCCTCGACAGATGGAGCGAAGACGTAGTCGACGCCCTCTTCCTCGAGGATCGCGAGGTCCGCCTCGAACGGACGGGGGTACTTGTCGAAGTCTTCGTTCGGCCCGAACTGCAGCGGGTTGACGAACAGCGAGACGACCACGATGTCCGCCTGCTCTCGTGCGAGGCGAATCAGTGCGCGATGCCCATCGTGCAGCGCGCCCATCGTCGGAACAAGTGCGAGCTTTCGCTCGACCACAGGGATGCGTCCGGCAACAATCCTGCCGCTGGCCTTTTGCGCCCCGCGAATGGGCGCGAGCGCCTCTTTCGTTTCGGCGATGGTCTGCAAAATTTGAGTCACGCGAAAAGACTAGCGAGTCGCCGCACGTTAGGACGCAGGCCAGCCGCAGGCGACCCACGAACGGGCAGTGGTCGGTCCTGACCTGCGTCCTAACGAACGCAGTGGCGGCCTAATCCTCCGAGAGCGGCAGCCCCGCGTCGCCGAACGGCGGCTCTGGCGTCGGGCTCGCGTCGATCAGGGCGTTATCCGCCGCCGAGCGCACGAGGCTCGAGAGCACGAACCCCGGCTGTTCGACCCCAATCCCCGCGAGCAGTGACGTCGCCTGCTTCACGATCGACCGGGTGAATGACGTCGCCGTCGTGATCGCCTCCGCGTAGGTCCCGCGGTTCTCTTCCGCGATCACGACCGGTTCGGCACCGAGCTCCACTACGAGCGCCTGCGCGATCGGCAGCACCGGGCGGGGCGCCGTCACGGCGCACCAGCCCTCGCGAAGTCGCGTGAGATCCAGCGATGTGCCCGTCACATCGATGGCCGGATGGATCGCCAACGGGATCGCGCCCTTGTCGAGCGCCGCCCCGAGCACGCCCGTCCCGAACTCGGCCACGTTGTGCATCACGAGCTGCCCCGGCACCCACATGCCAGCGTCGGTCAGCTCCGCGACACGGGCCGCAAGCGTCTCCGCTGGCTCGGCAAGAATCACGAGCTCGCTGCGCTCGATCACCTGCGCGTCGGTCAGTCGCTGCAGCCCTGGCAGTAGGGCTTCCGCGCGTTCGTACGCGGAGGGGTCCGGAATCGACGCGCCGATAATCGCGTGCCCGGCGCCCGCAAGTCCGCGTGCAAGTACCGGCCCGGCCGGATCATTACCGACGATCCCGATGCCGAGTCGTCCGTCTCGTTGGCTCATTCGCGCTATTTTATCGGCGGCAGCGGCGGCATGCCACGTCCGTCGCGCGGCGCGTTCGGCTGGCCGCCTTGCTGCGACGGGTCTGGTGTACCGCCGGGCGTAGGTTGGCCGGGCGCCGTCTGGCCCGGCGGCACCTGGCCAGGCGCCGTTTGCCCCGGCCCCATCTGACCAGGCGCAGCACCTGGCTGCCCCGGCGTCGCCGGTCCAACCCGCGTAGGCCCAGCCCCGGCCCCGCGCCCACGCGCCGCGGCCTGGTCGCGCATCCACGCGGCCTCGGCATCGAGCATGCGTTGCGAGTACGGGTCGATCCGCTCGCCCCGCCGAGCCGCATCCTCTGCTGCCATACGAGCCGTGTTCAGCGTCGTGCGCGCCTGCGCCTCGTTCCAGCGGTGCGAGGTATCTGCCGCCGCCTGCCGCACCGCGAGCCCCTCCAACGAATCGAAGAGCGAGACCGAAGTCGTTGCATCCACCGCCGGAAGCCGCGTCGTCACCGCGTTGCCGACCGTGTTGAGCCACAGCGATACGACGTTCGCGGCACGCTCGAGCGGGCTCGAGTGCAGCGTCACCGACTGGATCCGCTCCCCCGGCACCAGCGCGACGCGACGAGTCAGCCACCCCTTGCGGAGGTACACGACGCCGCGATCGATCGCGTAGCCGAGGCTCCGCCACTGCACCGGGTGCAGCCACCAGGACCTCGAGGGCGCCGGCACGAACGCATCCTGCCGCCCCTTCGCCATCGCCGTGCTCAGGATCCGCACGGTCTGCGGGCTCATGTGCATCGGCAGCACGAGCGCAAGCACGCGCTGCACTTCGTCCCACGTGCCAACCGGAAGAATCACCTGTCGACGCTGGTTCGAGTTCTGCTCATTGTTGTCGTCGCTCGCGCTCCCCATGAGGTCGGCGCGGTCGATTTTCACCTCGTACCACTTGAACGGTCGCCAGATCCACGGCTGCCGCACCTGTACCGCGTGGATGCGCCCGGGCGGCACGGTGTCGCTCATCTGGCTGAGCGCACCTCGACCGACCCGAATCCCGTCGGGCGTGCCCGCGATCGTGTAGTTCATGGAAGAGATGAGC
This DNA window, taken from Gulosibacter molinativorax, encodes the following:
- the lysS gene encoding lysine--tRNA ligase, with amino-acid sequence MANTPEQHEPLTESEISEQKQVRLDKRERMIEAGLAPYPLELPITAKIADVVESHQGLEADVKTGDIVGVAGRIVHLRNTGKLCFAALQDGDGRIQAMISLAEVGEESLAQWKEFVDLGDQIFVQGEVITSRRGELSIMATEWKMASKALRPLPNLHTELNEETRVRQRYLDLINRPAARQMVQTRALANASLRQTFAENGFLEVETPMLQTLHGGAAARPFSTHSNAFDTDLFLRIAPELYLKRALVGGLDRVFEINRNFRNEGADSTHSPEFAMLEAYQAYGDYNSIADLTQQLVQNAARAVSEDGSAVVTWADGTQFDLGGDWPRISMYESLSEKSGVEVTPSTSVEELQALADREGVEVKLPNHGKLVEELWEHFVKGELEKPVFVVDFPMETSPLTAAHRSKPGVVEKWDLYVRGFELATGYSELIDPIDQRERFVEQARESDRGDVEAMHLDEDFLTALEYGMPPAGGMGMGIDRLLMALTGLGIRETVLFPLVK
- the panC gene encoding pantoate--beta-alanine ligase, translating into MTQILQTIAETKEALAPIRGAQKASGRIVAGRIPVVERKLALVPTMGALHDGHRALIRLAREQADIVVVSLFVNPLQFGPNEDFDKYPRPFEADLAILEEEGVDYVFAPSVEEMYPDLEHLTIVSAGDAGRILEGEFRPSHFDGVLTVVAKLFNIVEPDFAVFGEKDAQQLALVRRMVRDLSFPLEIVAVPIVREEDGLARSSRNTYLSAEDREAALTLSRALVAVAAASGEGVSAALAAGREIYEAEPLASMDYLELVDAATFAPITEEFHGVALALTAARIGQTRLLDNRQVTF
- a CDS encoding Rossmann-like and DUF2520 domain-containing protein; protein product: MSQRDGRLGIGIVGNDPAGPVLARGLAGAGHAIIGASIPDPSAYERAEALLPGLQRLTDAQVIERSELVILAEPAETLAARVAELTDAGMWVPGQLVMHNVAEFGTGVLGAALDKGAIPLAIHPAIDVTGTSLDLTRLREGWCAVTAPRPVLPIAQALVVELGAEPVVIAEENRGTYAEAITTATSFTRSIVKQATSLLAGIGVEQPGFVLSSLVRSAADNALIDASPTPEPPFGDAGLPLSED